One genomic window of Halorubrum hochsteinianum includes the following:
- a CDS encoding methyl-accepting chemotaxis protein, whose product MADTLLERILRRVTPDAVARSYLTKFLVALVVVVLAIGAVGAVTYAETTAELESSAQDDYTAVAELSATDLDAWATERRTTLRTVADNDIFSQDADRVEGYLSSHLSRADESVVALNYVDPTAGTVLATTDEADGGETVVSKAWFGDDLVFADEVFRSQPYSVDGERRIAYVTSTPLGEYLVMEVSLAPVTADLRQPTEGAFTTIVEQNGEITASDNDYAAGFRYDNDIRSTLFGEEDTVGFLPSATFGFADGGEYLVAYAPLETEDWLVAVHVPLSEAYALSGMIGRNLLLIVGVAVVGLGLLGGTLGRGTVLELNQLRGRAAALADGDLDVDFKTERRDEFGDLSSAFATMRDSLSEQIQSAETQRERAEAAKAESDAFAERLESRASDFGETMAACADGDLTARLRADPDDPEALRSIATEFNDAMDELEAAIAEVDEFAVEVAERSDAVTDGTDEAAAAGRETSDAVDEISAGAERQSRQLAEVAGEMEDMSATVEEVAASADQVATTSRQADALTEEGREAAADAVEELHGIEARSESAAETIERLEAEMAEVDEIVETISEIADQTNLLALNASIEAARAGESGSGFAVVAEEVKSLAEETQESAAEVESLIDSLRERTDESVDEMAAIREGVEDGVDVVEDAEDALEEVSERVSEADDGVQEISGAMDAQASSVSEVTGAVDDLAGVSQQTTAEATTVASAAEEQAATLGEVSEQAHDLHERARDLRETTEGFEVDADGAAVGDDAAPADEEDAPVDAGGSTEPTDEPESGFAFGAGEESSDGAPASTDGGTADGGAEPSESDADGSERAERSLDE is encoded by the coding sequence ATGGCCGACACCCTTCTCGAACGGATCTTGCGCCGGGTCACGCCCGACGCGGTGGCGCGGAGCTATCTCACGAAGTTCCTCGTCGCCCTCGTCGTCGTCGTGCTCGCGATCGGTGCCGTCGGAGCCGTCACGTACGCGGAGACGACGGCGGAACTGGAGTCGAGCGCGCAGGACGACTACACCGCCGTCGCGGAGCTGAGCGCGACCGACCTCGACGCCTGGGCGACCGAGCGCCGCACGACGCTCCGGACGGTCGCCGACAACGACATCTTCTCACAGGACGCCGACCGGGTCGAGGGGTACCTCTCCTCGCACCTCTCGCGCGCCGACGAGTCGGTCGTCGCCCTCAACTACGTCGATCCGACCGCCGGCACCGTCCTCGCCACAACCGACGAGGCCGACGGCGGCGAGACGGTGGTCTCGAAGGCGTGGTTCGGCGACGACCTCGTGTTCGCGGACGAGGTGTTCCGGAGCCAGCCGTACAGCGTCGACGGCGAGCGGCGGATCGCGTACGTCACGTCGACGCCGCTCGGCGAGTATCTCGTGATGGAGGTGTCGCTCGCGCCCGTCACGGCCGACCTCCGGCAGCCGACTGAGGGCGCGTTCACCACCATCGTCGAGCAGAACGGCGAGATCACGGCGAGCGACAACGACTACGCCGCCGGCTTCCGCTACGACAACGACATCCGGTCGACGCTGTTCGGCGAGGAGGACACCGTCGGGTTCCTCCCGTCCGCGACGTTCGGCTTCGCGGACGGCGGCGAGTACCTCGTCGCGTACGCGCCCTTGGAGACCGAGGACTGGCTGGTCGCGGTCCACGTCCCGCTCTCCGAGGCGTACGCGCTCTCCGGGATGATCGGCCGGAACCTCCTCCTCATCGTCGGCGTCGCGGTCGTCGGCCTCGGGCTGCTCGGCGGGACGCTCGGCCGCGGCACCGTCCTCGAACTGAACCAGCTCCGCGGGCGGGCGGCGGCGCTGGCCGATGGCGACCTCGACGTCGACTTCAAGACGGAGCGGCGCGACGAGTTCGGCGACCTCTCATCGGCGTTCGCGACGATGCGCGACTCGCTGAGCGAGCAGATCCAGTCGGCCGAGACGCAGCGCGAGCGCGCCGAGGCGGCGAAGGCCGAGAGCGACGCGTTCGCCGAGCGCCTGGAGTCGCGCGCGAGCGACTTCGGCGAGACGATGGCGGCCTGCGCCGACGGCGACCTCACCGCCCGGCTCCGCGCCGACCCCGACGACCCCGAGGCGCTCCGCTCGATCGCCACGGAGTTCAACGACGCGATGGACGAACTGGAGGCCGCGATCGCCGAGGTCGACGAGTTCGCGGTCGAGGTGGCCGAGCGGAGCGACGCGGTCACGGACGGCACCGACGAGGCCGCGGCCGCCGGCCGGGAGACCAGCGACGCGGTCGACGAGATCTCCGCGGGCGCGGAGCGGCAGAGCCGCCAGCTGGCGGAGGTCGCCGGGGAGATGGAGGACATGTCCGCGACCGTCGAGGAGGTCGCCGCCTCGGCCGATCAGGTCGCGACCACCTCCCGGCAGGCCGACGCGCTCACCGAGGAGGGCCGCGAGGCGGCCGCCGACGCCGTCGAGGAGCTCCACGGGATCGAGGCGCGCTCCGAGTCCGCGGCCGAGACGATAGAGCGGCTCGAAGCCGAGATGGCGGAGGTCGACGAGATCGTCGAGACGATCTCGGAGATCGCGGACCAGACGAACCTGCTCGCGCTGAACGCCTCGATCGAGGCCGCCCGCGCGGGCGAGAGCGGGTCCGGCTTCGCCGTGGTCGCCGAGGAGGTGAAGTCGCTCGCGGAGGAGACGCAGGAGTCCGCCGCCGAGGTGGAGTCGCTCATCGACAGCCTCCGCGAGCGCACCGACGAGAGCGTCGACGAGATGGCCGCGATCCGCGAGGGCGTCGAGGACGGCGTCGACGTCGTCGAGGACGCCGAGGACGCCCTCGAAGAGGTCTCCGAGCGGGTGAGCGAGGCCGACGACGGCGTTCAGGAGATCTCCGGCGCGATGGACGCGCAGGCGTCGTCGGTCAGCGAGGTCACCGGCGCGGTCGACGACCTCGCGGGCGTGAGCCAGCAGACGACCGCCGAGGCGACCACCGTCGCCTCCGCGGCCGAGGAGCAGGCCGCCACGCTCGGCGAGGTCTCCGAGCAGGCGCACGACCTCCACGAGCGCGCCCGCGACCTGCGGGAGACGACCGAGGGCTTCGAGGTCGACGCCGACGGGGCCGCGGTCGGAGACGACGCCGCGCCCGCCGACGAGGAGGACGCGCCCGTCGACGCAGGTGGTTCGACCGAGCCGACGGACGAGCCTGAGTCCGGGTTCGCCTTCGGCGCGGGCGAGGAGTCGTCTGACGGCGCGCCCGCCAGCACGGACGGCGGCACCGCGGACGGAGGGGCCGAACCGAGCGAGTCGGACGCCGACGGCTCCGAGCGCGCGGAGCGGTCGCTCGACGAGTAA
- a CDS encoding DoxX family protein: MSYQTSNPLVGETEFALDGPWATYWIAFLRVVTGWWFFHSGFTKILTDGFAYSYGPAYMQQMSGTALGGIPVWMGNNLAWLIEPGVPLFETLIGLALIAGAFTRFAAFGGVIFMSLFWIGNAEFGHGVVNSDLMGLLLFLTVIVLAAGRYYGLDALIEQTALVKQHPKLRYLLG; this comes from the coding sequence ATGTCATACCAAACTAGCAATCCGCTGGTCGGCGAGACGGAGTTCGCGCTGGACGGACCGTGGGCGACGTACTGGATCGCGTTCCTGCGCGTCGTCACCGGCTGGTGGTTCTTCCACTCGGGGTTCACCAAGATCCTCACCGACGGGTTCGCGTACAGCTACGGCCCCGCGTACATGCAACAGATGAGCGGGACCGCCCTCGGCGGGATCCCGGTCTGGATGGGGAACAACCTCGCGTGGCTCATCGAGCCGGGCGTGCCCCTGTTCGAGACGCTCATCGGGCTGGCGCTGATCGCCGGGGCGTTCACGCGGTTCGCCGCGTTCGGCGGGGTCATCTTCATGTCCCTGTTCTGGATCGGCAACGCCGAGTTCGGTCACGGCGTCGTCAACAGCGACCTCATGGGACTGCTGCTGTTCCTGACCGTGATCGTGCTCGCGGCCGGTCGCTACTACGGCCTCGACGCGCTCATCGAACAGACGGCGCTCGTCAAGCAACACCCCAAGCTGCGGTACCTGCTCGGCTGA
- a CDS encoding Eco57I restriction-modification methylase domain-containing protein, with the protein MSSSASDIQVQDRAMEFAEEVNSAARAADNEDELRIDVERAIRELASDLEMEVDPENERTVLSGRPDAVYGDLVIEYKDPDHPGDWVDEAYNGRDENDNGLVDYMYDIAVERAHNLEEQEAILDQMVGVGTNGHKIFFCRYHPQQRVESIESGQATLSGLTKNEAQSGIEVIEVYDIQDGARTFLTYLRSLSRKPLTSSKLAESFGPEGDVAKEVVNQIYTTLQESREEDNPKVSTLYNEWNRVFGIVYGEDIDLVRDDRQLFGNLYNIEDPDVKPLLFSVQTYYGLLMKMLVTDLLASVRNAPIEEAGLYEPDDDILKEKLQKVEKGEQFERAGLENFFEEGFFGWYLSAWDEDVASSVRQLAEELIQFEPRTAAIKPEVVRDILKDLYQDLVPRDVRHGLGEFLTPDWLAEYIIDQTGFEGDGSVLDPACGSGTFLVEAIDIVRQNSDEDDEAELLQKILDNVAGYDLNPISVIASRTNYLIALGDLAFEKSSMRIPIYQSDSILTPSKYVDITSINSGGSSLSVMSREGVFKIPRLDSQGEIEDLLSLTSSHIEMGSSPDEFMNVVDSELDIDDSYEQQVTELFEKIQGLDDDNRNGIWTELLRNRLAPEYMGEFDYVVGNPPYVSWENLSQEYREITEDIWDEYNLFEFGGYEAGISRDDISILMTYVAIDEYLNDNGTLGFVIPQSLFKSHRGGYGFRQFKISKPQSTCPLSVNEVDDLSRFDPFDASNQTAVVVIKKGVETDYPVPYRIWNQNSTIRFDDTLQEALDKVDMIDVVGEPVQEGDPQSEWLTLEPEAIKAVRKVLGQSELTGREGVNTLGADGLYHVDLLMEEGNKFKIENIPEEGRQQAILDKGEVERNIDKDLIYPSVKGRHIDKWTRDGALHLLIPHKNERGPHNGIPESEMRQNYSSSYQFFQEWESVLRDTRSQNSKFYDKSKDPFYLMDNVGEYTFAPYKAAWRELRSGEVQSAVLEPADEGLGREKPIANTHKVMFIPFQERKPAHLATAILNSSITELVLRGYTGTITGLSPHILETINIPRYDPNNSSHVELAELSIEAHNTSSGSEINRIEDQIDNVLADMWNITDEELEQIGESIAFIN; encoded by the coding sequence ATGTCATCCTCAGCATCAGACATCCAAGTACAAGACCGTGCTATGGAGTTTGCGGAAGAAGTCAATTCAGCGGCGAGAGCCGCAGATAATGAAGATGAACTCCGCATAGATGTTGAGCGTGCTATTCGTGAGCTTGCTTCCGACCTAGAAATGGAAGTCGACCCAGAAAACGAGCGGACCGTACTATCTGGCCGGCCTGACGCGGTCTACGGGGATTTAGTTATCGAATATAAGGACCCCGACCATCCTGGAGATTGGGTTGACGAGGCTTACAACGGACGAGATGAGAATGATAATGGCCTCGTGGATTACATGTATGATATTGCCGTTGAAAGGGCACACAATCTGGAGGAACAGGAAGCAATTTTGGACCAGATGGTTGGTGTTGGGACAAATGGGCACAAGATTTTTTTCTGTCGTTATCATCCGCAACAGAGAGTTGAATCAATTGAATCGGGGCAGGCCACACTGTCTGGCCTCACTAAGAACGAAGCACAATCGGGCATAGAAGTAATTGAGGTATATGACATTCAGGACGGCGCTAGAACGTTCCTCACTTACCTGCGCTCCCTTTCGCGGAAGCCACTCACTTCTTCCAAACTGGCAGAAAGCTTCGGTCCAGAAGGTGACGTAGCAAAGGAGGTGGTAAATCAAATTTATACTACACTTCAAGAGTCTAGAGAGGAAGATAACCCCAAGGTTTCAACGCTATATAACGAGTGGAATCGTGTCTTTGGTATAGTATACGGCGAGGATATTGACCTTGTTCGGGACGATAGACAGCTCTTTGGAAATCTATACAATATTGAAGACCCGGATGTCAAGCCTCTATTATTCTCTGTCCAGACATATTACGGTCTGCTGATGAAGATGCTAGTAACCGACCTCTTAGCTTCTGTGAGGAACGCTCCTATAGAAGAGGCTGGCCTTTATGAACCAGACGATGACATTCTTAAAGAAAAGCTACAGAAGGTTGAAAAGGGTGAGCAGTTCGAAAGGGCGGGTTTAGAAAACTTCTTTGAGGAAGGATTCTTTGGGTGGTATCTCAGTGCTTGGGACGAAGACGTTGCCTCTAGTGTCCGACAACTTGCCGAAGAATTAATTCAATTTGAGCCACGGACAGCTGCTATCAAACCCGAAGTAGTTCGCGACATTTTGAAAGACCTGTATCAGGATTTAGTTCCAAGAGATGTTAGACACGGGCTTGGAGAGTTTCTGACCCCTGACTGGCTTGCCGAATATATTATAGACCAGACAGGATTTGAGGGAGACGGGAGCGTTCTCGACCCTGCCTGTGGTTCTGGAACCTTCCTTGTGGAAGCTATTGATATTGTTAGACAAAACTCGGACGAGGATGATGAGGCGGAATTGCTACAAAAGATACTGGACAACGTCGCAGGTTATGACCTTAACCCAATATCAGTTATAGCATCTCGTACCAATTACCTCATCGCCCTCGGGGACCTCGCATTTGAAAAGTCCTCTATGCGCATTCCAATATATCAGTCGGACTCTATCCTAACACCTTCAAAATACGTTGATATCACATCAATTAATTCAGGAGGTAGTAGTCTCAGTGTTATGTCTCGTGAGGGTGTATTTAAAATCCCTCGACTAGACAGCCAGGGCGAAATTGAAGATTTACTCTCTTTAACCAGTTCGCATATTGAAATGGGTTCCAGTCCAGATGAATTTATGAACGTTGTGGACTCTGAGTTGGATATTGATGATAGTTATGAACAGCAGGTGACAGAGCTATTCGAAAAGATTCAAGGATTAGATGATGATAATAGAAACGGAATTTGGACTGAGCTGCTTCGCAATCGACTCGCACCTGAGTATATGGGTGAGTTCGACTATGTTGTTGGTAACCCCCCTTACGTAAGTTGGGAAAATCTCTCTCAGGAGTATCGAGAAATAACAGAGGATATCTGGGATGAGTACAACCTGTTTGAATTTGGCGGATATGAAGCAGGCATTTCCAGAGACGATATTTCAATTCTTATGACATATGTCGCGATAGATGAATATCTAAATGACAACGGGACACTAGGATTTGTTATCCCACAATCCCTGTTCAAATCTCATAGAGGTGGATACGGGTTTAGACAGTTCAAAATATCTAAACCCCAGTCTACATGCCCTCTCAGTGTTAATGAAGTGGATGACCTATCGCGGTTTGACCCATTCGATGCTTCGAATCAGACAGCAGTAGTAGTTATAAAAAAGGGAGTAGAGACAGACTATCCAGTTCCATATCGTATTTGGAATCAAAATTCGACTATTAGATTTGACGATACCCTCCAAGAAGCTCTAGACAAAGTTGATATGATTGATGTGGTGGGTGAACCAGTTCAAGAAGGAGACCCACAGTCTGAGTGGTTAACGCTTGAGCCTGAAGCGATAAAGGCTGTGAGAAAGGTACTCGGTCAGTCTGAGCTAACTGGGCGTGAAGGTGTAAACACGCTAGGAGCAGACGGATTGTATCATGTTGACCTTCTCATGGAAGAAGGCAATAAATTTAAGATTGAGAATATCCCCGAAGAAGGTAGACAGCAGGCAATTCTTGACAAGGGTGAGGTTGAAAGAAATATAGATAAGGACCTAATATATCCGTCAGTTAAGGGAAGACATATTGATAAATGGACAAGAGATGGTGCCCTTCATCTGCTGATTCCACACAAGAATGAGCGCGGCCCACATAACGGTATTCCTGAGTCAGAAATGCGTCAAAATTACTCTAGCTCCTATCAGTTCTTTCAGGAGTGGGAGAGTGTCCTGAGAGATACGAGGAGTCAAAATAGCAAGTTCTACGATAAGTCCAAGGACCCATTCTACCTCATGGATAATGTGGGCGAGTATACCTTTGCTCCGTACAAAGCTGCGTGGAGGGAACTCCGGTCTGGAGAGGTTCAGTCCGCTGTGCTTGAGCCAGCAGATGAAGGCTTGGGCAGAGAGAAGCCCATAGCAAACACCCACAAGGTGATGTTTATTCCTTTCCAAGAGCGTAAGCCAGCACACTTAGCAACCGCAATTCTAAATTCAAGTATTACAGAATTAGTCCTAAGAGGGTATACAGGTACAATCACTGGCTTATCACCGCATATCTTAGAGACGATTAATATTCCCAGATACGACCCGAATAATTCAAGTCACGTTGAGCTAGCCGAACTTTCTATAGAGGCACACAACACCAGTTCGGGGAGCGAAATCAACAGGATTGAGGACCAGATTGATAATGTCTTGGCAGATATGTGGAATATTACAGATGAAGAATTAGAGCAAATTGGAGAGTCTATTGCTTTCATAAACTAG
- a CDS encoding NAD(P)/FAD-dependent oxidoreductase, with product MSSADDEYEIAVVGGGPAGLTTALYGARLGHETVLIDRGGGRAAMMADTHNVIGVTEETSGNELLQTGREQVESYGGTFERGFVTDAVETDDGRFRLSTNDAEIVADHVVLATGFSDERPDPPLPRNAKGLHWCLHCDAYMFVDEPVYVMGHGEAAAHVAMIMLNMTDDVDLLTRGAEPTWSEETDEQLRAHPIDIVHEDVTGIENDPDSGWLEAMEFEDGSRREYRGGFPMYGSDYNTSLAEGLGCDLTEDGEVDVDDHGRTSEDGVFAVGDVTPGHNQVPVAMGQGAKAGIAIHKSLREFPRSTEEIEADGPVTDDEVPAIPPNLMATAVAHEGHAGGPREEAAAENTEAPAADDD from the coding sequence ATGAGTTCGGCAGACGACGAGTACGAGATAGCGGTCGTCGGCGGCGGACCGGCCGGGCTGACGACCGCGCTGTACGGCGCGCGACTGGGCCACGAGACGGTGCTCATCGACCGCGGCGGCGGGCGCGCGGCGATGATGGCCGACACGCACAACGTGATCGGCGTCACCGAGGAGACGTCCGGGAACGAGCTCCTCCAGACCGGTCGCGAGCAGGTGGAGTCGTACGGCGGCACCTTCGAGCGCGGGTTCGTCACCGACGCAGTCGAGACCGACGACGGCCGGTTCCGGCTCTCGACGAACGACGCCGAGATCGTCGCCGACCACGTCGTCCTCGCGACCGGGTTCTCCGACGAGCGTCCCGATCCGCCGCTGCCGCGGAACGCCAAGGGACTTCACTGGTGTCTCCACTGCGACGCGTACATGTTCGTCGACGAGCCGGTGTACGTGATGGGGCACGGCGAGGCCGCCGCACACGTCGCGATGATCATGCTGAACATGACCGACGACGTGGACCTCCTGACCCGCGGCGCGGAGCCGACGTGGAGCGAGGAGACCGACGAGCAACTGCGCGCGCACCCGATCGACATCGTTCACGAAGACGTCACGGGCATCGAGAACGACCCCGACTCCGGCTGGCTGGAGGCGATGGAGTTCGAGGACGGAAGCCGCCGCGAGTACCGCGGCGGCTTCCCGATGTACGGCTCCGACTACAACACCTCCCTCGCGGAGGGCCTCGGCTGCGACCTGACGGAGGACGGCGAGGTCGACGTCGACGACCACGGGCGCACCAGCGAGGACGGCGTGTTTGCCGTCGGCGACGTGACGCCGGGCCACAATCAGGTCCCGGTCGCGATGGGACAGGGGGCAAAAGCCGGTATTGCGATCCATAAGAGCCTCCGCGAGTTCCCGCGCTCGACCGAGGAGATCGAGGCCGACGGCCCCGTCACCGACGACGAGGTGCCCGCCATCCCGCCGAACCTCATGGCGACCGCCGTCGCCCACGAGGGCCACGCCGGCGGCCCCCGTGAAGAGGCGGCCGCCGAGAACACCGAAGCGCCCGCCGCGGACGACGACTGA
- a CDS encoding prolyl oligopeptidase family serine peptidase, protein MSRQSAPAPSPPATRREVVTETLHGVEVDDPYRWLEGDDETVREWTDAQNDHVDAVLDDDRRDRLRPRFDDLVEVADYGPITVREDRYFATVREPGADHARLVVRGAPDGEDRVLVDPNAWAANRDDDRPPRSMAWYVPSHDGDRVAVGVTEGGDENYDVRVLSVPDPSETAPNADATDGYGAGVEEVAVFPERGRVNANSLAWEADGEGLVYVATGGAADGAQMDKEIRRFRFADGPESEEVLLEHDDQHVWPRVTVDPDSGLLAVAFSEMVGGTEWYVRVDGDLRPVLTDTDAETSVRFHDGTAFVSTDHEAPRRRLLTCSVERFREGDLSFDECREVLPEGEGILRSAVPTPDRLLVHRQRDAHSRLSVHDRDGAHLRDVSLPDYCSVTWVSAARDAPEAFFGVTGFDRPPAVRGLDLADRAGGDPDEDDSGEAAPAESTAIDSVDLSVPDDLVVEQRFVDSTDGASVPVFVCYREGVEVDGPRPTLLYGYGGFRNSVTPSFGRFRLPFLADGGAFAAVCARGGYEYGEPWHEAGMLAEKQHTFDDFITAGEALCESGLTDSDRLAVAGGSNGGLSVGAVVTQRPDLWAAAQCAVPLLDMLRFHRFLLGESWTTEYGHPEDPEAFEYLRAYSPYHNVDPDETYPPVYFTTAASDTRVHPSHARKMTASLQHEAEGGPFLLRTKSETGHGVGKPTSMIVDEQTDSWAFLYERLDVEPSGGNE, encoded by the coding sequence ATGTCACGCCAGTCCGCTCCGGCCCCGTCCCCGCCGGCGACCAGACGCGAGGTCGTCACGGAGACGCTCCACGGCGTCGAGGTCGACGACCCGTACCGATGGCTCGAAGGCGACGACGAGACGGTCCGCGAGTGGACCGACGCGCAGAACGACCACGTCGACGCCGTACTCGACGACGACCGCCGCGACCGGCTCCGCCCGCGGTTCGACGACCTCGTCGAGGTGGCCGATTACGGGCCGATAACCGTCCGCGAGGACCGCTACTTCGCGACGGTCCGCGAGCCGGGGGCCGACCACGCCCGCCTCGTCGTCCGCGGCGCGCCCGACGGCGAGGACCGCGTCCTCGTCGACCCCAACGCGTGGGCGGCGAACCGCGACGACGACCGCCCGCCCCGGTCGATGGCGTGGTACGTCCCCTCGCACGACGGCGACCGCGTCGCGGTCGGCGTCACCGAGGGCGGCGACGAGAACTACGACGTGCGGGTGCTCTCGGTGCCCGATCCGAGCGAAACGGCTCCGAACGCCGACGCGACCGACGGCTACGGCGCTGGCGTCGAGGAGGTCGCGGTCTTCCCAGAGCGAGGCCGCGTCAACGCGAACAGCCTCGCGTGGGAGGCCGACGGCGAGGGTCTCGTCTACGTCGCCACCGGCGGCGCGGCAGACGGCGCGCAGATGGACAAGGAGATCCGCCGATTCCGGTTCGCGGACGGGCCCGAATCGGAGGAGGTGCTGCTCGAACACGACGATCAGCACGTCTGGCCGAGAGTGACCGTCGACCCCGACTCCGGCCTGCTCGCGGTCGCCTTCTCCGAGATGGTGGGGGGCACCGAGTGGTACGTCCGCGTCGACGGCGACCTCCGCCCCGTCCTGACCGACACCGACGCCGAGACGTCGGTCCGGTTCCACGACGGGACCGCGTTCGTCTCCACCGACCACGAGGCTCCCCGGCGGCGACTGCTCACCTGCTCGGTCGAGCGGTTCCGCGAGGGCGACCTCTCCTTCGACGAGTGCCGCGAGGTGCTCCCCGAGGGCGAGGGGATCCTCCGGTCGGCCGTGCCGACCCCCGACCGCCTGCTCGTCCACCGCCAGCGCGACGCGCACTCGCGGCTCTCGGTCCACGACCGCGACGGGGCGCACCTGCGCGACGTGTCGCTGCCGGACTACTGCTCCGTGACGTGGGTCTCCGCGGCCCGCGACGCGCCGGAGGCGTTCTTCGGCGTGACGGGGTTCGACCGACCGCCCGCGGTCCGCGGACTCGACCTGGCGGACCGTGCGGGAGGTGACCCGGACGAGGACGATTCCGGGGAGGCCGCCCCCGCCGAGTCGACCGCGATCGACTCGGTGGACCTGTCGGTTCCCGACGACCTCGTCGTCGAACAGCGGTTCGTCGACTCGACGGACGGCGCGTCGGTCCCGGTGTTCGTCTGCTACCGCGAGGGCGTCGAGGTCGACGGGCCGCGTCCGACCCTGCTGTACGGCTACGGCGGGTTCCGCAACAGCGTCACGCCCTCGTTCGGGCGGTTCCGGCTCCCGTTCCTCGCGGACGGCGGCGCGTTCGCGGCGGTGTGCGCTCGCGGCGGTTACGAGTACGGCGAGCCGTGGCACGAGGCGGGGATGCTGGCCGAGAAGCAGCACACGTTCGACGACTTCATTACGGCCGGCGAGGCGCTCTGCGAGTCGGGGCTCACCGACTCGGACCGCTTGGCGGTCGCGGGCGGGTCGAACGGCGGTCTCTCCGTCGGCGCGGTGGTCACGCAGCGCCCGGACCTGTGGGCGGCCGCGCAGTGCGCGGTCCCGCTGCTGGACATGCTCCGGTTCCACCGGTTCCTGCTCGGCGAGTCGTGGACGACGGAGTACGGCCACCCCGAGGACCCAGAGGCGTTCGAGTACCTCCGCGCGTACTCGCCGTACCACAACGTCGACCCCGACGAGACTTATCCGCCCGTCTACTTCACCACGGCCGCGAGCGACACGCGCGTCCACCCCTCGCACGCCCGGAAGATGACCGCGAGCCTCCAGCACGAGGCCGAGGGCGGTCCCTTCCTGCTGCGCACCAAGTCCGAGACCGGCCACGGGGTCGGCAAGCCGACCTCGATGATCGTCGACGAGCAGACGGACTCGTGGGCGTTCCTCTACGAGCGGTTGGACGTGGAGCCGTCCGGCGGTAACGAGTGA
- a CDS encoding metallophosphoesterase family protein, translated as MKIGLISDVHANLPALEAVLNDMPAVDRVYCAGDVIGYNPWPAECVERVREVAAATVRGNHDRTVETPERYRANRMAEAGLERAKASLSDEQREWLGGLPRTETFAGDRYLLVHSHPAAEREDAYVYPEEFPTLDRHMGEYDGIVLGHTHVQGVRGVAGGFVCNPGSVGQPRDGDPRAGYAVLDATDEGVDAVETHRVEYDIDRVAEAVREADLPELTAERLYEGE; from the coding sequence ATGAAGATCGGCCTCATCTCGGACGTCCACGCGAACCTCCCCGCGCTGGAGGCGGTCCTCAACGACATGCCCGCCGTCGACCGGGTCTACTGCGCGGGCGACGTGATCGGCTACAACCCGTGGCCGGCCGAGTGCGTCGAGCGCGTGCGCGAGGTCGCGGCCGCGACGGTGCGCGGGAACCACGACCGGACTGTCGAGACGCCCGAGCGCTACCGCGCGAACCGGATGGCCGAGGCCGGCCTCGAACGCGCGAAGGCGTCGCTGTCCGACGAGCAGCGCGAGTGGCTCGGCGGGCTCCCCCGCACCGAGACGTTCGCGGGCGACCGCTACCTGCTCGTCCACTCCCACCCCGCCGCCGAGCGCGAGGACGCCTACGTCTACCCGGAGGAGTTCCCGACCCTCGACCGCCACATGGGCGAGTACGACGGCATCGTCCTCGGCCACACCCACGTTCAGGGCGTCCGCGGGGTGGCGGGTGGGTTCGTCTGTAACCCCGGCAGCGTCGGCCAGCCGCGCGACGGCGACCCGCGCGCCGGCTACGCGGTCCTCGACGCGACCGACGAGGGAGTCGACGCGGTGGAGACGCACCGGGTGGAGTACGACATCGACCGCGTCGCCGAGGCGGTCCGCGAGGCCGACCTCCCGGAGCTCACCGCCGAGCGCCTCTACGAGGGCGAGTAG
- the msrA gene encoding peptide-methionine (S)-S-oxide reductase MsrA, whose amino-acid sequence MTDTETATVGGGCFWCTEAAFKELDGVESVTSGYAGGHAEDPTYREVCTGNTGHAEVIQVEYDPDALSYGDVLEIFFTVHDPTQLNRQGPDVGSQYRSIILTHDDDQHEAATRYVEALDEEGGYDDDVVTEVEPLETFYRAEEKHQDYFEKNPEDAYCSMHAQPKIEKVRERFREKVTA is encoded by the coding sequence ATGACAGACACCGAGACGGCGACGGTCGGCGGCGGCTGCTTCTGGTGCACCGAAGCGGCGTTCAAGGAACTCGACGGCGTCGAGAGCGTCACTTCCGGCTACGCGGGCGGCCACGCCGAGGACCCCACGTACCGCGAGGTGTGTACCGGCAACACCGGCCACGCCGAGGTCATTCAGGTCGAGTACGACCCGGACGCGCTCTCCTACGGGGACGTTCTGGAGATCTTCTTCACCGTCCACGACCCCACGCAGCTCAACCGGCAGGGCCCGGACGTGGGGAGCCAGTACCGCTCGATCATCCTGACGCACGACGACGACCAGCACGAGGCCGCGACGCGGTACGTCGAGGCGCTCGACGAGGAGGGCGGCTACGACGACGACGTGGTCACCGAGGTCGAGCCGCTGGAGACGTTCTACCGCGCCGAGGAGAAGCATCAGGACTACTTCGAGAAGAACCCGGAGGACGCCTACTGCTCGATGCACGCACAGCCGAAGATCGAGAAGGTCCGCGAGCGCTTCCGGGAGAAGGTGACGGCGTAA